A genomic region of Brienomyrus brachyistius isolate T26 chromosome 6, BBRACH_0.4, whole genome shotgun sequence contains the following coding sequences:
- the gabrd gene encoding gamma-aminobutyric acid receptor subunit delta: MEIIASALAVLLLLSVQRNKLTRAMMSDIGDYVGTDIEISWLPNLDDLMKGYARNFRPGIGGPPVNVAMAIEVASIDHISEANMEYTMTVFLRQSWRDDRLAYNHTNKTLGLDSRFVDKLWLPDTFIVNAKSAWFHDVTVENKLIRLQPDGVILYSSRITSTVACDMDLTKYPMDEQECMLDLESYGYSSEDIVYHWSESQVHIHGLDKLELSQFTIIDYRFVTEMMNFKSAGRFPRLSLRFQLRRNRGVYIIQSYMPSILLVAMSWVSFWISQSAVPARVSLGITTVLTMTTLMVSARSSLPRASAIKALDVYFWICYVFVFAALVEYAFAHYNADYNRKQRARIKANKMGAESIVKNGKQAMVMYSLSVAGMNQGLMVSNRQGRAQRPADAPGESEGAETRTTRGRRLENPEEKKGCLKSMFKPIDADTIDIYARAVFPAAFAAVNVIYWVAYTM, from the exons GGCGATGATGAGTGATATTGGCGACTATGTAGGTACAGACATTGAAATATCCTGGTTGCCTAATCTGGATGATTTAATGAAGGGGTACGCGCGAAATTTCCGTCCTGGGATAGGAG GCCCTCCAGTGAACGTCGCGATGGCTATTGAAGTAGCCAGCATCGACCACATCTCCGAGGCCAACATG GAGTACACCATGACCGTATTCCTCCGGCAGAGCTGGAGGGACGACCGCCTGGCCTATAACCACACCAACAAGACGCTGGGGCTGGACAGCCGCTTTGTGGACAAGCTCTGGCTGCCGGACACGTTCATCGTCAACGCCAAGTCGGCCTGGTTCCACGACGTCACCGTGGAGAACAAGCTGATTCGCCTCCAGCCAGATGGAGTGATCCTCTACAGCAGCCG AATTACCTCGACAGTGGCCTGTGACATGGACCTGACCAAGTACCCCATGGATGAGCAGGAATGCATGCTGGACTTGGAGAGCT ATGGCTACTCCTCTGAAGACATTGTTTATCACTGGTCTGAGAGTCAAGTGCACATCCACGGGCTGGACAAACTGGAGCTTTCCCAGTTTACCATTATAGACTACAGATTTGTCACAGAGATGATGAACTTTAAGTCTG CGGGACGATTTCCACGGCTCAGCCTCCGTTTCCAGCTGAGACGGAACCGCGGCGTCTACATCATCCAGTCCTACATGCCATCCATCCTCCTGGTGGCCATGTCGTGGGTCTCCTTCTGGATCAGCCAGTCGGCGGTACCTGCGCGGGTGTCACTAG GGATCACCACAGTACTCACCATGACAACCCTGATGGTCAGCGCTCGCTCCTCCCTGCCCCGGGCGTCAGCTATCAAGGCCCTAGATGTCTACTTCTGGATCTGCTACGTGTTTGTGTTCGCAGCGCTGGTGGAGTACGCCTTCGCCCACTACAACGCCGACTACAATCGCAAGCAGAGGGCCAGGATCAAGGCCAACAAGATGGGCGCGGAG TCCATTGTGAAGAACGGGAAGCAGGCCATGGTTATGTACTCCCTCTCAGTCGCGGGCATGAACCAGGGCCTGATGGTCTCCAACCGGCAAGGACGAGCCCAGCGGCCCGCAGACGCTCCCGGGGAGTCAGAAGGCGCAGAAACACGGACAACCAGAGGCAGACGgctggaaaacccagaggagaaGAAGGGCTGCCTGAAGTCCATGTTCAAGCCCATCGATGCCGACACCATTGACATCTATGCCAGGGCTGTTTTCCCAGCAGCCTTTGCGGCGGTGAACGTCATCTATTGGGTGGCGTACACCATGTGA
- the LOC125744822 gene encoding transmembrane protein 26, with product MAPQSLPTCACGRPPWTLDVLLAVLSRGLFAVHGAVTVWRVVAATGEAKHWLLLTGVALLAVEIGVTLRCNRSAEWKWFSPMVFLYLSTVVPSIWFLELNLLQTNLPSNSSMGSDLQILSHIPIVASLTELDPENWVAGLEQTMLMVLVLGRWLMPKGNMSRDQLSQLLMAYVGLGADILDIFDTFREPEVKVNRAVVLAGLGLFTWALMQFPLVLNQSSPPSSRPGPPCDYSEAWSLLLTVGMQDGPFLVYRLYLMACENVLNQLMIFFTCKNILVVLLEIYRILVVQCERKAPMNSGQCSEEICRDNTDQSSQP from the exons ATGGCGCCTCAGAGCCTGCCCACATGTGCGTGCGGCCGGCCTCCCTGGACGCTGGACGTCCTGCTGGCAGTGCTGAGCCGCGGTCTGTTTGCAGTGCACGGCGCCGTCACTGTGTGGCGTGTGGTGGCCGCCACAGGGGAGGCCAAGCACTGGCTGTTGCTCACCGGCGTCGCCCTGCTGGCCGTGGAGATCGGCGTCACCCTCCGGTGCAACCGCAGTGCTGAGTGGAAATG GTTTTCCCCGATGGTCTTCCTGTACCTCAGCACCGTCGTCCCGTCTATTTGGTTCTTGGAGCTGAACCTGCTGCAAACCAACCTGCCGAGCAACAGCTCCATGGGGAGCGATCTTCAGATCCTCTCCCATATACCCATCGTGGCG AGCCTGACAGAGCTGGACCCAGAGAACTGGGTGGCGGGACTGGAGCAGACCATGCTGATGGTGCTGGTCCTGGGCCGGTGGCTCATGCCCAAAGGGAACATGTCACGGGACCAGCTGTCGCAGCTCCTCATGGCCTACGTGGGCCTGGGcgctgacatcctggacatcttCGACACCTTCAGGGAGCCGGAGGTCAAAGTGAACCGGGCTGTGGTGCTGGCTGGGCTCGGGCTCTTCACATGGGCGCTCATGCAGTTCCCGCTGGTGCTGAACCAAAGCAGCCCCCCTAGCAGCCGCCCGGGCCCCCCCTGCGACTACAGCGAGGCCTGGAGCCTCCTGCTCACCGTCGGCATGCAAGATGGACCCTTCCTTGTGTACCGGCTCTATCTCATGGCCTGTGAGAACGTGCTCAACCAGCTGATGATCTTCTTCACCTGCAAAAACATCCTTGTTGTCCTCCTAGAAATATATCGCATATTGGTGGTCCAGTGTGAGAGGAAAGCACCTATGAACTCTGGTCAATGCAGCGAGGAGATATGTAGAGATAATACAGACCAAAGCAGCCAGCCTTAg